Proteins encoded within one genomic window of Oryza brachyantha chromosome 7, ObraRS2, whole genome shotgun sequence:
- the LOC121054994 gene encoding probable carboxylesterase 12 has translation MARTSSSPSPAIGGAAAGGRSIAVDLYPFLRVYEGGHIERLVRSTAAVAASHDGAVGVGGRPARDGVATRDVVIDEGTGASARLFLPGGAGAAGGGAGRRLPLVLYFHGGAFVTGSAFGRLFHRYAASLAVRAGALVVSVEYRLAPEHPLPAAFVDGWAALRWATSLADPWLARYADLTRVFLAGESAGATIAHNVAVRAAGPDGDDVDIEGMALLQPCFWGAQWLPSEEAASKRAEPPMLAPDRLDALWPYVTAGAAGNDDPRIDPPAEDVSSLPCRRALVAVAEKDALRERGRRYAAQLRGGGGSREVTLVESEGEDHCFHLYRPARASAVELMDSVAEFISPTSCLQTEELPLRHRRRALRHAAGDGNTVASPPCAPRRDQLVLSGGPAKLGRPKAKVGGGPTCKAQRYRLVGMGRPMPGGTYKYSISAAGLRVLC, from the coding sequence atggctagaacgtcatcgtctccgtctccggccATTGgtggcgcggccgccggcggccgaaGCATCGCCGTCGACCTGTACCCGTTCCTGCGCGTGTACGAGGGCGGCCACATTGAGCGGCTCGTGCGTAGCAcggccgccgtggcggcgtcCCACGACGGGGCGGTGGGGGTGGGTGGGCGGCCGGCTAGGGATGGGGTCGCGACGAGGGACGTGGTCATTGACGAAGGGACCGGGGCGTCGGCGCGACTGTTTcttcccggcggcgccggcgccgcggggggcggcgccgggaggAGGCTTCCACTGGTTCTGTACTTCCACGGCGGAGCCTTCGTCACCGGGAGCGCGTTCGGGCGGCTGTTCCACCGGTACGCGGCGTCGTTGGCCGTGCGCGCTGGGGCGCTCGTCGTCTCCGTGGAGTACCGCCTCGCGCCGGAGCATCCCTTGCCCGCGGCGTTCGTCGACGGGTGGGCCGCGCTCCGGTGGGCGACGTCGCTCGCCGACCCCTGGCTCGCCCGCTACGCCGACCTCACGCGGGTGTTCCTCGCCGGCGAgagcgccggcgccaccatcgCGCACAACGTGGCCGTGCGGGCCGCCGgccccgacggcgacgacgtcgacaTCGAGGGCATGGCGCTGCTGCAGCCATGCTTCTGGGGCGCGCAGTGGCTGCCGTCCGAGGAGGCGGCTAGCAAGCGAGCCGAGCCGCCGATGCTCGCGCCAGACAGGCTGGACGCGCTCTGGCCGTACGTGACGGCGGGCGCGGCCGGCAACGACGACCCCCGCATCGACCCTCCGGCGGAAGACGTGTCGTCTCTTCCCTGCCGCCGCGCGCTGGTCGCCGTGGCCGAGAAGGACGCCCTGCGGGAACGCGGCCGCCGGTACGCCGCGcagctgcgcggcggcggcggcagccgcgAGGTGACGCTGGTGGAGTCGGAGGGCGAGGACCACTGCTTCCACCTGTaccggccggcgcgcgccaGCGCCGTGGAGCTCATGGACAGCGTCGCCGAATTCATCTCACCGACCAGCTGCCTGCAGACTGAAGAGCTCCCGCtccgtcatcgccgccgcgcgttGCGTCatgcggccggcgacggcaacaCGGTGGCGTCACCACCGTGTGCACCGAGACGTGATCAGCTCGTCCTATCAGGTGGGCCTGCTAAGCTGGGCAGGCCCAAAGCGAAGGTTGGTGGCGGGCCCACCTGTAAGGCGCAGCGTTACCGATTGGTGGGCATGGGTCGCCCAATGCCAGGTGGGACCTACAAATACTCCATTTCGGCAGCGGGTCTACGGGTGCTGTGCTGA
- the LOC102704434 gene encoding bisdemethoxycurcumin synthase-like, with protein sequence MAPVPATAAAGSSTREIRRAQRADGPAAVLAIGTANPEKCVTQDEYADFYFRITNSDHLPELKDKLSRICNKSGIEKRFMYVSDELMEAHPEFADRHLPSLDARVEIASKNVPELAAAASAKAIAEWGRPATDITHLIFSTYSGVKAPSGDRLLASLLGLRPTVSRTVLSLHGCYGGGRALQLAKELAENNRGARVLVACAESTLIAFYGPEVGCNDIIVGQALFGDGSGAVIVGADPVDAVERPLFEMAFASQTTIPDSEGAITMQYMKGGMDYHIASGVPEMLAGNVERCLAHAFDSVGVAAKWKDLFWAVHPGGRRILDLIEEALGLENGAMAASRQVLSEFGNMSGTTVIFVLNELRRRFEADGAEGADWGALMAFGPGVTVETVLLRVASGLKPNQ encoded by the exons ATGGCACCAgttccggccaccgccgccgccggcagcagcaCCCGCGAGATCCGGCGCGCACAGCGTGCCGatggccccgccgccgtgctggccATCGGCACGGCGAACCCGGAGAAGTGCGTGACGCAGGATGAGTACGCCGACTTCTACTTCCGCATCACCAACAGCGACCACCTCCCGGAGCTCAAGGACAAGCTCAGCAGAATCT GTAACAAGTCAGGCATCGAGAAGAGGTTTATGTACGTGAGCGACGAACTCATGGAGGCTCACCCGGAGTTCGCCGACCGCCACCTGCCATCGCTGGACGCCAGGGTGGAGATCGCTTCCAAGAACGTgccggagctcgccgcggccgcctcggccAAGGCCATCGCCGAGTGGGGGCGCCCGGCCACCGACATCACCCACCTCATCTTCAGCACCTACTCCGGCGTCAAGGCGCCCAGCGGCGACCGCCTGCTGGCGTCCCTCCTCGGCCTCCGCCCCACGGTGAGCCGCACCGTCCTCAGCCTGCACGGCtgctacggcggcggcagggcgcTCCAGCTCGCCAAGGAGCTCGCCGAGAACAaccgcggcgcgcgcgtgctCGTCGCCTGCGCCGAGTCGACGCTCATCGCGTTCTACGGGCCCGAGGTGGGCTGCAACGACATCATCGTCGGGCAGGCGCTGTTCGGCGACGGCTCCGGCGCGGTCATCGTCGGCGCCGACCCGGTCGACGCCGTGGAGCGCCCGCTGTTCGAGATGGCGTTCGCCTCGCAGACCACCATCCCGGACAGCGAGGGCGCCATCACCATGCAGTACATGAAGGGCGGCATGGACTACCACATCGCCAGCGGCGTCCCGGAGATGCTCGCCGGCAACGTCGAGCGTTGCCTCGCCCACGCCTTCGActccgtcggcgtcgccgccaaGTGGAAGGACCTCTTCTGGGCCGTCCACCCGGGCGGCCGCAGGATCCTCGACCTCATCGAGGAGGCGCTCGGGCTGGAGAAcggcgccatggcggcgagcCGGCAGGTGCTCAGCGAGTTCGGCAACATGAGCGGCACCACGGTGATCTTCGTGCTCAACGAGCTGCGCCGCCGGTTCGAGGCGGACGGCGCGGAGGGAGCCGACTGGGGCGCGCTCATGGCGTTCGGGCCGGGGGTCACCGTCGAGACGGTGCTGCTCCGTGTCGCAAGCGGCCTCAAGCCAAATCAATAG
- the LOC102718469 gene encoding protein C2-DOMAIN ABA-RELATED 5-like: MECLLGLLKVRVVRGVGMAICDPLTHSSDPYVVLRLGSQKVKSSIKYHSINPEWNEELTLSITNMMLPVKIEVFDKDTFTKDDSMGDAEFCILDFVEIAKRDLSHVPDGTVMKTIHPEKENCFATESQITWKDGKVSQDIVLKLRNTEAGEIILNLQWVNIPGVAR, encoded by the exons ATGGAGTGCCTGCTGGGGCTGCTGAAGGTGCGCGTGGTGCGCGGCGTCGGGATGGCCATCTGCGACCCGCTCACCCACAGCAGCGACCCCTACGTcgtcctccgcctcggctCCCAG AAAGTCAAGTCaagtataaaatatcattCCATCAATCCAGAATGGAATGAAGAACTCACCTTATCAATCACAAACATGATGCTGCCTGTCAAAATT GAAGTCTTTGACAAGGACACTTTCACCAAGGATGACAGCATGGGTGACGCCGAGTTCTGCATCCTGGACTTCGTCGAGATCGCCAAGAGGGACCTCAGCCATGTCCCCGACGGCACGGTGATGAAGACGATCCACCCGGAGAAGGAGAACTGCTTCGCGACAGAGAGCCAGATCACATGGAAGGACGGCAAGGTGTCCCAGGACATTGTCCTCAAGCTCAGGAACACCGAGGCCGGCGAGATCATCCTGAACCTTCAGTGGGTCAACATCCCAGGTGTCGCCCGGTGa